GCTTTTTCCTGATAATAGAATAAGCAATCCAGCTGAAAATGCCACAAAAGTCGAGAATACAGTAGCAATTGCTGCACCTTGAATTCCCCAGCCAAATCCCGGAATTGAAGTTCCAGGTATTGTTTCAAACATTAGAATCGGGTCTAAGATAATATTTAAAATTGAGGTGAATGTCATGATAATCATAGGATGCCTGGCATCACCGGTACAGCGCATCGCAGTATTTACACTGAATGAAGCAAACATAAAAGGAAGGAACAGGGAACGAATAATTCCATAATCAAGAATATGTTTAATAACCAAATTATCATCAGAAAAAAAGTAGCTAAGAGGTTTGAGAAGTATAGTTAGTATTATTGCCATAACTGCTGAAACAAGTAGTTTAAAAAAGATAGATTGTTCCATGATTTCTTTTGTCTTATCAGTGTGACCCGATCCATAACTTTGGGAAATCAGCGATACTGCACTAACACCAATAATTTCACTAAAAATATCTGAAATCCAAAAGATGGTACTGAAAATGGTTACCCCTGCAACTGCTTGAGCAGATATTCTGCCTATCCAGATCATATCTATAAAATCATAAAGGGTTTGAGCAAAGAACCCGAACATTGTAGGAATAGAGACTACAAGTAGATTTTTAACAATATTTCCTTTAGTTAGATCTCTTTTTATAAACCTTCTTTGCATAACCAACCTATTATAGATTTGATTAGGATTTAAAAATTAAAACAAATATAAATATTAATCAAAGTCTAATGTTATTATATTGTTCTTTTGCTATAAAAGTAAAATATTTATATGATATAATAATCAAAATAGAATAATTTTTTACCAGAAAATAATAAATAGTATTATATTGTTCTTTTCTTTTAAAAGAAAAATTATTATAATATAATAGCAAGCATTATTTTCAGAGAAGAAAATTTAATTTATATTTACTTATTTGTAGTTCTATTAGGCATATAATCTTAATAAACCTATGCCTTTATGTTTACATCATTATTTGCTGATTAAATAACTTCTCTATAAACTCTAAAAGAAAAATCTTTTAATATTTTTTAAATTAAAACCTTCAGGAGCAGAGATGGCTTTTCTCTTAATTCTTGACCGAGAACATAAAGCTTTATGGGTAAAAAACAAAAATAAAATTAATGATAATCATTGGTTTTTACCTGAAGTTGAAGACCCTGTTAATAAGCCATCAAACCGATTGAATGTAGAGCTGTTAGCTAAACAGGCCTTTATTCCTTTAAAATCAAGCTTGATTGGTAAAAAAAATCTTTTGGATATTTCTCACAATGAACAAATTATTTACCTCTTTCTCTGTATAGGTAAAGAGGCTTCAGAAATAATGTTTGATTTAACTAAATACCGTGATATTCAGTGGACACCAATCAATTGTGTCAAAGAAGACTATATTTTTTCTGGTTTATCCGGAAAATCAGTTATTAATGCTTACCAGGATATATTATTAGATGGTTTTATTGATGTTAAATCAAATTTTCATATTGTTAAGAATGGACATGGTAAAAAAGAAACTGATAATTATAATAATGGAATACTCCAGGGTAAAAGAAAATTATTTGTTGAGCTTAAAGAACAATATAATCTATATCACCAGCCTATACCCAAAATTGGAGAATATGCGCTTTTGAATAACTGGAAAGGTATTCCGATTGCTGTTTTGGAAATAACCCGGGTTATTATTGAGCCATTTGACAATTTAAGAGGAGTCGTAAAACAGTTGGACGATACTGAAGAGGTATTTTCCGAAGATAGAGAAAAAAAATATCAAAAAGCTTTTAGTACCTGGTGTCAGAACCATAATCAAATATTTTCCCGCAAGAAAGAAGTAGTATTATCACAATTCAAAATAATCCAACAATTCGAAGATTCAAAGGCGAATCATTTAAGAATTCCCTAACCTCTTAAAAAGTTTCTGTTCAAGGGAAGGTCCTTGTTGACTGGGATAAGGCCTTACCTTATTGACTGGAGCAGGGACTTAACCCTTGATAGAATAAAGGCTATTATATATGAAACGGTTATTGATTAGCATTCAATATATTAGTTGACATTGTTTTTTCATGGTGTTATTCTTTTATCTAACTATCTAATTATATGTCTTTAGTATTAATAAGGTTTTTTAGTAAAAAGAAATTTTAAAAAAATAGGAGGTGAATGTAAGATAGAATTGTTCAGATAAATTGAGATGATGAGAAAATTAATAAAATGAAAGGGGAAAAGAAATGAAAAATAAATTATTATCTATCCTGACTTTAATAATTATTCTTAGTATGGGAATAGTTATGTCTGGATTAGCTCAAGAAAAAGTTCTGGTGTTTGGCAGCAGCGGAGATGCTGTCCGTTTGGACCCTGCTGATGTAACAGATGGTGAATCTATCCAGAGAATGGATAATATCTTTGAAGGACTGGTAGAATATGAGGCAGGTTCCACTGAGATTAAACCTTGTTTAGCCGAATCCTGGGAAATATCCGAGGATGGTACAGAAATAGTCTTTAATTTAAGAAGGGGAGTAAAGTTCCATGATGGAACTGATTTCAATGCTGATGCAGTAGTCTTTTCTTTTGAAAGACAATACAATCCGGAACATCCTTACCATCAGTATGGTGAATGGCCATATTGGGGATACATGTTCAGTGATATTGAAAAAATGGAAAAAATTGATGATTACACAGTTAAATTAACCTTAAAGGATCCCAATGCCTCTATTATGACCAGCCTGGCCATGTTCACGGTGGCAATTGTAAGTCCGGCAAATGCAGAAAAATTCACAGAAGATGCCTTTAAGAATCCATGTGGTACCGGACCTTTTAAATTTGTGGAATGGGTAAAGGATGATCATATTACCCTGGAAACCAATGAAGACTACTGGAGAGAAAGACCAGAACTAGACAAACTGATATTCAGGGTTATAGAAGATCCTTCAGCAAGATTACTGGCTTTAGAGGTAGGAGAGGTACATGGTATAGAATATCCTAATCCATCTGATTTGGAACGTATTGAAGCCAATTCTAATCTTGTCTTGATGACAGAACCTGGTATGAATGTTGGCTATATGGCTATGAATACCGGTTATGGCTATGTTGATGCCAACAAGAATGGAGTCAAAGATGATGATGAACCATTTGAAAAATTACCCGGTTATTTTGAACCTCTGACCAAAAAAGGGGTAAGACAGGCTATCAATATGGCAATTGATAAGGAAGCTATAGTAAGAGATATTTATATGGGAACTGCCGCTCTTGCAAAAACTGGTGTGCCTCCCGGGGTACTTGGACATCACGATGGAATAGAAGATTATCCTTATGATCC
Above is a genomic segment from Atribacterota bacterium containing:
- a CDS encoding ABC transporter substrate-binding protein translates to MKNKLLSILTLIIILSMGIVMSGLAQEKVLVFGSSGDAVRLDPADVTDGESIQRMDNIFEGLVEYEAGSTEIKPCLAESWEISEDGTEIVFNLRRGVKFHDGTDFNADAVVFSFERQYNPEHPYHQYGEWPYWGYMFSDIEKMEKIDDYTVKLTLKDPNASIMTSLAMFTVAIVSPANAEKFTEDAFKNPCGTGPFKFVEWVKDDHITLETNEDYWRERPELDKLIFRVIEDPSARLLALEVGEVHGIEYPNPSDLERIEANSNLVLMTEPGMNVGYMAMNTGYGYVDANKNGVKDDDEPFEKLPGYFEPLTKKGVRQAINMAIDKEAIVRDIYMGTAALAKTGVPPGVLGHHDGIEDYPYDPERAKELLAEAGYPDGFEVTLHVMPVSRPYMFDPPKIGEAIQSYLAAVGITVNFYQVDWSTYLQETEAGQHQMCMLGWTGDNGDPDNFMNVLYGLNACSIGTAGNYAFYTNEENQKLLTAALRTYDVKEREEYYKKAQELVHEDAGWVFLAHSNQNVVFRNNVEGFVLHPTSRMFFYPVDIK
- a CDS encoding MATE family efflux transporter, which gives rise to MQRRFIKRDLTKGNIVKNLLVVSIPTMFGFFAQTLYDFIDMIWIGRISAQAVAGVTIFSTIFWISDIFSEIIGVSAVSLISQSYGSGHTDKTKEIMEQSIFFKLLVSAVMAIILTILLKPLSYFFSDDNLVIKHILDYGIIRSLFLPFMFASFSVNTAMRCTGDARHPMIIMTFTSILNIILDPILMFETIPGTSIPGFGWGIQGAAIATVFSTFVAFSAGLLILLSGKSYVQISVKGLFRLSKENAKKLSIIGLPTGLEMFFRQGSQFLLLKIVSLYGTPALAVFGIGMRLSNLVFLPLLGLSMGGSTVAGQNLGANQVERTHKTALWAAFLGSIVTGIIVAIIICFPEHIIKLFINHNEVIEIGKNMIYIIAPSFIAVALSMGLNTVFSGSGFNLPFLVSGVVSRWLFQIPYSFLIVYILSLPVHYIWIGFLLAELIELIVMVIYYKKGKWKYNRV